A part of Jiangella alba genomic DNA contains:
- a CDS encoding GNAT family N-acetyltransferase yields the protein MTDFQVRPARPDDHPAVAALTVAAYDADGFLDGDEQYADELSDIEHRSGQATLLVAADHDGTVLGAVTFCRPPSPYVEVARPGEAEFRMLAVDPAARGRGVGAALVQCCLDLAREHGDHTLVLSSLPTMVTAHRLYQRLGFVRTPQRDHEPLPGFLLITYQRAV from the coding sequence ATGACGGACTTCCAGGTGCGCCCGGCCCGCCCCGACGACCACCCCGCCGTCGCCGCCCTCACGGTGGCGGCCTACGACGCCGACGGGTTCCTGGACGGCGACGAGCAGTACGCCGACGAGCTGTCCGACATCGAGCACCGGTCGGGCCAGGCCACGCTGCTGGTGGCGGCCGACCACGACGGCACGGTGCTGGGTGCGGTCACGTTCTGCCGTCCGCCCAGCCCGTACGTCGAGGTGGCGCGGCCGGGCGAGGCGGAGTTCCGCATGCTCGCCGTCGACCCCGCGGCGCGCGGCCGCGGCGTCGGGGCGGCGCTGGTGCAGTGCTGCCTCGACCTCGCCCGCGAGCACGGCGACCACACGCTGGTGCTGTCGTCGCTGCCGACCATGGTCACCGCGCACCGGCTGTACCAGCGGCTCGGCTTCGTCCGCACGCCGCAGCGCGACCACGAGCCGCTGCCGGGCTTCCTGCTGATCACCTACCAGCGCGCCGTCTGA
- a CDS encoding AraC family transcriptional regulator encodes MDVLGDVIMSARVGRPRSARVSWHAPWGQRFPSVPGSAAFQVLLRGSSWLIRPEAEPVLLGAGDVVFSPNGQGYGMASDPSTPLAEPRFDPQGVTELVRTDSVGDRGPVTVTLYGGYHLDPVRTHPMLRDLPDVIVLPSRTGQHPELRAAIDLLGAEIDDPRPGSVAVVPGLLDVLLVYVLRAWLAQAPTHTSGWAAALTDPGISEALRALHEEPGRPWTVRELAGRARMSRATFARRFTALIGQPPLRYLTWWRLTSAAHLLRDTDESLERIANRVGYSSEFAFATAFKRQHEVAPGRYRRRSRTSHHGADAPGHT; translated from the coding sequence GTGGATGTCCTGGGTGACGTGATCATGAGCGCCCGCGTCGGCCGGCCCCGGTCGGCGCGCGTCAGCTGGCACGCCCCGTGGGGCCAGCGCTTCCCGTCGGTGCCCGGGTCCGCGGCGTTCCAGGTGCTCCTGCGCGGCTCGAGCTGGCTGATCCGTCCCGAGGCGGAACCCGTCCTCCTCGGCGCCGGCGATGTGGTCTTCTCCCCGAACGGCCAGGGCTACGGCATGGCGAGCGATCCGTCGACGCCGCTGGCCGAGCCGCGGTTCGACCCGCAGGGCGTCACCGAACTCGTCCGCACCGACTCCGTCGGCGACCGAGGGCCCGTCACTGTCACCTTGTACGGCGGCTACCACCTCGACCCGGTGCGCACCCACCCGATGCTCCGCGACCTGCCGGACGTCATCGTCCTACCGTCCCGGACCGGGCAGCACCCCGAGCTGCGGGCGGCGATCGACCTGCTCGGAGCCGAGATCGACGACCCCAGGCCGGGGTCGGTCGCCGTGGTTCCCGGACTGCTCGACGTCCTGCTGGTGTACGTGCTCCGTGCCTGGCTCGCGCAGGCTCCCACCCACACCTCCGGCTGGGCGGCGGCCCTGACCGACCCGGGCATCAGCGAAGCGCTGCGGGCGCTGCACGAGGAGCCCGGCCGCCCGTGGACCGTGCGAGAGCTCGCCGGCCGCGCCCGCATGTCGCGCGCGACGTTCGCCCGCCGGTTCACCGCGCTGATCGGGCAGCCGCCGCTGCGCTACCTCACCTGGTGGCGCCTGACGTCCGCCGCGCACCTGCTCCGCGACACCGACGAGTCGTTGGAGCGCATCGCGAACCGGGTGGGGTACTCCTCGGAGTTCGCCTTCGCCACCGCGTTCAAACGCCAGCACGAGGTGGCGCCAGGCCGCTACCGCCGCCGAAGCCGGACCTCCCACCACGGTGCCGACGCACCGGGCCACACATGA
- a CDS encoding NADP-dependent oxidoreductase — protein MVSTVPATMRAARIHHYGDPGAIRYETVPVPDPGRDEVLVEVAASAFNPTETAIRSGRVRDVFPLTLPYTFGWDVAGTIVRGDVGGWSPGDRVIARIDAGGAAAQYAAAPAAAIVAAPRTVPLTHAAAIPVAALTAWQAVFDHANVRPGQRVLVNGAGGGVGGFAVQLAKSAGAHVIATASARSAHAVRAAGADEIVDYTSRAVPDALDVVINLVAVPPDAAASLATRLRAGGVAVSTATPLPIADAVHFVTRNDREQLATIVGLVDAGRLAVDVAEVVHQRELAAVHRRSEAGRTRGKIVLVP, from the coding sequence ATGGTGTCCACCGTCCCGGCCACGATGCGTGCCGCGCGCATCCACCACTACGGCGATCCCGGCGCCATCCGCTACGAGACCGTGCCGGTGCCGGATCCCGGCCGCGACGAGGTGCTCGTCGAGGTCGCCGCGAGCGCGTTCAACCCGACCGAGACCGCCATCAGATCCGGTCGCGTGCGCGACGTGTTCCCGTTGACCCTGCCCTACACGTTCGGCTGGGACGTCGCGGGCACGATCGTCCGCGGCGACGTCGGCGGCTGGTCGCCCGGGGACCGGGTGATCGCCCGCATCGACGCAGGGGGAGCGGCCGCTCAGTACGCGGCAGCACCGGCCGCCGCGATCGTCGCGGCGCCACGGACCGTCCCGCTCACCCACGCGGCCGCGATCCCCGTCGCCGCGCTGACGGCCTGGCAGGCCGTGTTCGACCACGCGAACGTGCGCCCGGGGCAGCGGGTCCTGGTCAACGGGGCGGGCGGCGGGGTCGGTGGGTTCGCCGTCCAGCTGGCGAAGTCGGCCGGCGCGCACGTCATCGCGACTGCCAGCGCCCGCAGCGCCCACGCCGTCCGAGCGGCGGGCGCGGACGAGATCGTCGACTACACGTCGCGGGCCGTTCCGGACGCCCTGGACGTCGTGATCAACCTCGTGGCGGTCCCGCCCGACGCGGCGGCGTCGCTGGCCACCCGGTTGCGAGCGGGCGGCGTCGCGGTCTCGACCGCCACCCCGCTGCCCATCGCGGACGCCGTGCACTTCGTCACCCGGAACGACCGCGAGCAGCTGGCGACGATCGTCGGGCTCGTCGACGCCGGCCGGCTCGCCGTGGACGTCGCCGAAGTCGTCCACCAGCGGGAGCTGGCGGCCGTCCACCGCCGCAGCGAGGCCGGTCGGACCCGGGGGAAGATCGTCCTCGTGCCGTGA
- a CDS encoding thiamine pyrophosphate-binding protein has translation MLVSEAVGRALTGAGIDHVFGVVGSGNFHVTVAMSAAGARFVAARHEGGAATMADAYARTSGGPAALTVHQGCGLTNAMTGITEAAKSRTPLVVVAAEVTQPRSNFYVDQDALARAVGAVPLRITSAQTAAQEAVEAVHTAVHERRTVVLNLPLELQALDAPDTEPPPLPSAPEPPLPSTADVARLSAALEDARRPVFVAGRGGRSAAARTALLALAEQHGALLATSAVAKGLFHDEPWSLDVSGGFSSPLAAELIAGADLVVGWGCALNMWTMRHGRLIAPGTTVVQVDDTPEALGAHRALDFGVLGDVGATARALLAAPAGAARGYRTPEVAQRLATQLRWRDVPYDDLTGAGRIDPRTLTIALDDLLPAERVVGVDSGNFMGYPSMFLSVPDERGFCFTQAFQSIGLGLSTAIGAALAQPDRLPVAALGDGGALMMAAELDTVRRLRLPMVVVVYNDDAYGAEVHHFAPTGRDLSSVTFPETDIAAIARGYGFTATTVRGPDDLAEVRRWLDGPRDTALLIDAKVVTSEPSWWLEEAFRGH, from the coding sequence GTGCTCGTCTCCGAGGCGGTCGGACGCGCCCTGACCGGCGCCGGCATCGACCACGTCTTCGGCGTCGTCGGGTCCGGGAACTTCCACGTGACCGTCGCGATGTCGGCGGCCGGCGCCCGGTTCGTCGCGGCCCGGCACGAGGGCGGCGCCGCCACCATGGCCGACGCCTACGCGCGCACGTCGGGCGGGCCGGCCGCGCTCACCGTCCATCAGGGCTGCGGCCTGACGAACGCGATGACGGGCATCACCGAGGCCGCGAAGTCGCGCACGCCGCTGGTCGTCGTCGCCGCCGAGGTGACCCAGCCGCGGTCGAACTTCTACGTCGACCAGGACGCCCTCGCCCGCGCGGTGGGCGCGGTGCCGCTGCGCATCACGTCCGCACAGACCGCCGCGCAGGAGGCCGTCGAGGCGGTGCACACGGCCGTGCACGAGCGCCGCACCGTCGTGCTCAACCTGCCGCTGGAGCTGCAGGCGCTCGACGCGCCCGACACCGAGCCGCCGCCGCTGCCGTCCGCGCCCGAACCGCCGCTCCCGTCCACTGCCGACGTCGCCCGGCTGTCGGCGGCGCTCGAGGACGCCCGGCGGCCGGTGTTCGTGGCCGGGCGGGGCGGCCGGTCCGCGGCGGCGCGGACGGCGCTGCTGGCGCTGGCCGAGCAGCACGGCGCGCTGCTGGCGACGTCCGCCGTCGCGAAGGGGCTGTTCCACGACGAGCCGTGGTCGCTCGACGTCTCCGGCGGGTTCTCGTCGCCGCTCGCCGCCGAGCTGATCGCCGGCGCCGACCTCGTCGTCGGGTGGGGCTGCGCGCTGAACATGTGGACGATGCGGCACGGCCGGCTCATCGCGCCCGGCACGACGGTCGTGCAGGTCGACGACACCCCGGAGGCCCTCGGCGCGCACCGTGCGCTCGACTTCGGCGTGCTCGGCGACGTCGGCGCGACGGCGCGGGCGCTGCTGGCCGCACCGGCCGGAGCCGCCCGCGGGTACCGGACGCCGGAGGTCGCTCAGCGGCTGGCCACGCAGCTGCGCTGGCGCGACGTCCCGTACGACGACCTCACCGGCGCCGGCCGCATCGACCCGCGCACCCTGACCATCGCGCTGGACGACCTGCTGCCCGCCGAGCGCGTCGTCGGCGTCGACTCGGGCAACTTCATGGGCTACCCGAGCATGTTCCTCTCCGTCCCCGACGAGCGCGGGTTCTGCTTCACCCAGGCCTTCCAGTCCATCGGCCTGGGCCTGTCGACCGCCATCGGCGCCGCGCTGGCCCAGCCGGACCGGCTCCCGGTGGCCGCCCTGGGCGACGGCGGCGCGCTGATGATGGCGGCCGAGCTCGACACCGTGCGCCGCCTGCGGCTGCCGATGGTCGTCGTGGTCTACAACGACGACGCCTACGGCGCCGAGGTCCACCATTTCGCGCCCACGGGACGCGACCTCAGCTCGGTGACCTTCCCCGAGACCGACATCGCGGCCATCGCCCGCGGCTACGGGTTCACCGCGACGACCGTCCGCGGGCCGGACGACCTGGCCGAGGTACGGCGGTGGCTCGACGGACCCCGCGACACCGCCCTGCTCATCGACGCCAAGGTCGTGACCAGCGAGCCGTCGTGGTGGCTGGAGGAGGCCTTCCGCGGCCACTGA
- a CDS encoding cyclase family protein, with amino-acid sequence MSVLSGLIEALVSGRVEIVDLTAPLSDQTPILELPPEFGQTARFELEEISRYDDRGPAWYWNNFRTGEHTGTHFDAPAHWVTGKDGAAIDAVPLTSFVAPAVVLDVTAQVAADPDFLIEIDHLRAFEAEHGALPDGGWLLCRTGWSARTTQAEMINNTATGPSSPGMSADCARWVAEESPLQGIGVETVGTDAGAAHSFDPAFPCHSYLLGNGKYGLAQLQNLDRLPPTGAVVVAAPLRIVGGSGSPARVLALTER; translated from the coding sequence ATGTCCGTTCTGTCCGGCCTCATCGAGGCCCTCGTGTCCGGCCGCGTCGAGATCGTCGACCTCACCGCGCCGCTGTCCGATCAGACGCCGATCCTGGAGCTGCCGCCGGAGTTCGGCCAGACCGCCCGGTTCGAGCTCGAGGAGATCAGCAGGTACGACGACCGCGGGCCGGCCTGGTACTGGAACAACTTCCGCACCGGCGAGCACACGGGCACCCATTTCGACGCGCCCGCCCACTGGGTCACGGGCAAGGACGGGGCCGCCATCGACGCCGTGCCGCTGACGTCGTTCGTCGCGCCGGCCGTGGTGCTCGACGTGACGGCGCAGGTCGCCGCCGACCCCGACTTCCTCATCGAGATCGACCACCTGCGGGCGTTCGAGGCCGAGCACGGCGCGCTGCCCGACGGCGGCTGGCTGCTGTGCCGCACGGGCTGGTCGGCCCGCACCACGCAGGCGGAGATGATCAACAACACCGCCACCGGCCCGAGCAGCCCCGGCATGTCGGCCGACTGTGCCCGCTGGGTGGCCGAGGAGTCGCCGTTGCAGGGCATCGGCGTCGAGACGGTGGGCACCGACGCCGGCGCCGCCCACTCGTTCGACCCCGCCTTCCCGTGCCACTCCTACCTGCTGGGCAACGGCAAGTACGGCCTGGCCCAGCTGCAGAACCTCGACCGCCTGCCGCCGACGGGGGCGGTGGTCGTCGCGGCGCCGCTGCGCATCGTCGGCGGCTCCGGATCGCCGGCCCGCGTGCTGGCGCTCACCGAACGCTGA
- a CDS encoding DJ-1/PfpI family protein has translation MRAEVLMYDGIAEMDALLTFDVLARARLMGVDVSPVLVTPDGSPEVTGCYGTRFGGLVRWDPSRADALLVAGGWDVDVIEASSLPARLRAYKEQAGPRLLLGGIDSGAVLFGAAGLIDGRPATTYRFDMEYLAKWADVIDARIVDDGDLVTSGSGWLAGLDLALYLVAERLGAPHVAVEIEGRIGHDRRGTVWRR, from the coding sequence ATGCGGGCAGAGGTGTTGATGTACGACGGCATCGCCGAGATGGACGCGCTGCTGACGTTCGACGTGCTGGCGCGCGCCCGGCTGATGGGCGTGGACGTGTCACCGGTGCTGGTGACGCCGGACGGGAGCCCGGAGGTGACCGGCTGTTACGGGACGCGGTTCGGCGGACTGGTCCGCTGGGATCCGTCCCGCGCCGACGCGCTGCTCGTCGCCGGCGGGTGGGACGTCGACGTGATCGAGGCCAGTTCGCTGCCGGCGCGACTGCGCGCGTACAAGGAGCAGGCGGGGCCGCGGCTGCTGCTGGGCGGCATCGATTCGGGTGCGGTGCTGTTCGGCGCGGCCGGCCTCATCGACGGCCGCCCCGCGACGACCTACCGCTTCGACATGGAGTACCTCGCGAAGTGGGCCGACGTGATCGACGCCCGCATCGTCGACGACGGCGACCTCGTGACGTCGGGCAGCGGCTGGCTGGCGGGGCTGGACCTCGCGCTCTACCTGGTGGCCGAGCGGCTGGGTGCGCCGCACGTGGCGGTGGAGATCGAGGGCCGCATCGGCCACGACCGCCGCGGCACCGTCTGGCGCCGCTGA
- a CDS encoding GlxA family transcriptional regulator translates to MHKVVVLALPGVVALELAIPFQVFATARAAGHRTERLTGDGRLYDVRIGAPQPTLAATASGGAAFSVAGLEPLAVLETAGTVIVPATESAAGPSPDVIAALRAAHARGARIASICTGASLLAAAGLLDGRRATTHWAHADELAARHPSVRVDPSVLFVDDGDVLTAAGVAAGLDLCLHLVRRDHGAAAAGYVARRIVMPPHREGGQAQYLPAAGGDPGGSALAPTLAWLRASLADDHQLADIARHAAMSTRTLVRRFRAECGTTPLQWLIRQRVDHARELLETTSLPVEEVARQAGFHTSASLRQHFARLLGTSPLRYRRTFQQVPA, encoded by the coding sequence ATGCACAAGGTCGTGGTGCTCGCCCTGCCGGGCGTGGTCGCGCTCGAGCTGGCCATCCCGTTCCAGGTGTTCGCGACGGCGCGGGCCGCCGGGCACCGCACCGAGCGGCTGACCGGCGACGGGCGGCTGTACGACGTCCGCATCGGCGCGCCGCAGCCGACGCTGGCCGCGACGGCGTCGGGCGGGGCCGCGTTCTCCGTCGCCGGGCTGGAGCCGCTCGCCGTCCTCGAGACCGCCGGCACCGTCATCGTGCCGGCGACGGAGTCGGCCGCGGGCCCGTCGCCGGACGTCATCGCCGCCCTGCGCGCCGCGCACGCCCGCGGCGCCCGCATCGCCTCCATCTGCACCGGCGCCTCCCTGCTCGCAGCGGCAGGACTGCTGGACGGCCGCCGCGCCACGACGCACTGGGCGCACGCCGACGAGCTCGCGGCGCGGCACCCGTCGGTGCGCGTCGACCCGTCGGTGCTGTTCGTCGACGACGGCGACGTGCTCACCGCGGCGGGCGTCGCCGCCGGGCTGGACCTGTGCCTGCACCTCGTCCGCCGCGACCACGGCGCGGCCGCCGCCGGCTACGTCGCCCGGCGCATCGTCATGCCGCCGCACCGCGAGGGCGGCCAGGCGCAGTACCTCCCGGCCGCGGGCGGCGATCCCGGCGGGTCGGCGCTGGCGCCCACGCTGGCCTGGCTGCGCGCCAGCCTCGCCGACGACCACCAGCTCGCCGACATCGCCCGGCACGCCGCCATGAGCACCCGCACGCTCGTCCGCCGGTTCCGCGCCGAGTGCGGCACCACGCCGCTGCAGTGGCTGATCCGCCAGCGCGTCGACCACGCCCGCGAGCTGCTGGAGACCACGTCGCTCCCGGTCGAGGAGGTGGCCCGGCAGGCCGGCTTCCACACGTCGGCGTCGCTGCGCCAGCACTTCGCCCGCCTGCTCGGCACCAGCCCGCTGCGCTACCGGCGGACGTTCCAGCAGGTCCCGGCGTGA